The Canis lupus familiaris isolate Mischka breed German Shepherd chromosome X, alternate assembly UU_Cfam_GSD_1.0, whole genome shotgun sequence genome has a segment encoding these proteins:
- the GPC4 gene encoding glypican-4 isoform X3, which produces MEEKYSLQSKDDFKSVVSEQCNHLQAIFASRYKKFDEFFKELLENAEKSLNDMFVKTYGRLYMQNSELFKDLFGELKRYYVAGSVNLEEMLSDFWARLLERMFRLVNSQYHFTDEYLECVSKYTEQLKPFGDVPRKLKLQVTRAFVAARTFAQGLAVARDVVSKVSVVNPTAQCTHALLKMIYCSHCQGLVNVKPCYNYCSNIMRGCLANQGDLDFEWNNFIDAMLMVAERLEGPFNIESVMDPIDVKISDAIMNMQENSVQVSQKVFQGCGPPKPLPAGRISRSISEGAFSARFRPYHPEERPTTAAGTSLDRLVTDVKEKLKQAKKFWSSLPSNVCSDERMAAGNGNEDDCWNGKGKSRYLFAVTGNGLANQGNNPEVQVDTSKPDILILRQIMALRVMTSKMKNAYNGNDVDFFDISDESSGEGSGSGCEYQQCPSEFEYNVTDHSGKNANDKASSPGALVGAQPYLLAVFCILLLVMQREWR; this is translated from the exons aattcttCAAAGAACTACTGGAAAATGCAGAGAAATCTCTGAATGATATGTTTGTGAAGACCTACGGCCGCCTATACATGCAAAATTCTGAACTGTTCAAAGATCTCTTTGGGGAGCTGAAGCGCTACTACGTGGCAGGAAGTGTGAACCTGGAAGAAATGCTAAGTGACTTCTGGGCTCGCCTTTTGGAGCGGATGTTCCGCTTGGTGAACTCCCAGTaccactttacagatgagtatCTGGAATGTGTGAGCAAGTACACCGAGCAGCTGAAGCCCTTCGGAGACGTCCCTCGGAAACTGAAGCTGCAGGTTACTCGTGCATTTGTAGCAGCCCGTACTTTTGCTCAAGGCTTAGCGGTTGCAAGAGACGTAGTGAGCAAAGTCTCTGTG GTCAATCCCACAGCCCAGTGTACCCATGCCTTGCTGAAGATGATCTACTGCTCCCACTGCCAGGGGCTTGTGAATGTGAAGCCCTGTTACAACTACTGCTCGAACATTATGAGAGGCTGTCTGGCTAACCAAGGGGATCTCGATTTTGAATGGAACAATTTCATAG ACGCGATGCTGATGGTGGCGGAGAGGCTCGAGGGTCCCTTCAACATCGAATCGGTCATGGATCCCATCGATGTGAAGATTTCTGATGCTATAATGAACATGCAGGAGAATAGTGTGCAAGTGTCTCAGAAG GTTTTCCAGGGATGTGGAccccccaagcccctcccagCCGGCCGGATTTCACGTTCCATCTCTGAGGGGGCTTTCAGTGCTCGCTTCAGACCATATCACCCTGAGGAACGCCCAACCACAGCAGCTGGCACTAGTTTGGACCGACTG GTTACTGATGTCAAGGAGAAGCTGAAACAGGCCAAGAAGTTCTGGTCCTCCCTGCCCAGCAATGTTTGCAGCGATGAGAGGATGGCCGCCGGGAATGGCAATGAAGATGATTGTTGGAATGGGAAAGGCAAGAGCAG ATACCTGTTCGCAGTGACGGGAAATGGCTTAGCCAACCAGGGCAATAATCCAGAGGTCCAGGTTGACACCAGCAAACCAGACATACTGATCCTTCGTCAGATCATGGCTCTTCGGGTTATGACCAGTAAAATGAAGAATGCATACAACGGGAACGATGTGGACTTCTTTGATATCA gtgacGAGAGCAGTGGAGAGGGAAGTGGAAGTGGTTGTGAGTATCAGCAGTGCCCTTCAGAGTTTGAGTACAACGTGACTGATCACTCTGGGAAGAATGCCAATGATAAAGCCAGCAGCCCTGGTGCCCTTGTGGGGGCACAGCCCTACCTCCTTGCTGTCTTCTGCATCTTGCTCCTGGTCATGCAGCGAGAGTGGAGATAA